CGGGCGCTGCTCAAAACGGCGATGGAGCGCCTCGGCCTCTCGGCCCGCGCCTACGACCGGATCCTCAAAGTGGCCCGCACCATTGCCGATCTGGGGGGCTCCGGGGAAATCCGGTTGGAACACCTGGCCGAGGCCATTCAGTACCGCAGCCTGGACCGGGAAGGCTGGGCAGGTTAAACGCCCGCCCGAGGCTTGGCTATGCCGAATCTGGTCAGCACTGGACCCGCCTGAAACAGAAACGCCTCCCTTGCAGAGCGCAAGGGAGGCGTTTTGGTGATCCCGCTGGGATTCGAACCCAGGACCCGTACATTAAAAGTGTACTGCTCTACCAGCTGAGCTACAGAATCAGTTCCCGATGGCCAAACGAGTTTCGCGTTTCGGGGTTGCAAAAGTGGCAGAAACACGGCTATTGTCCAAACTTACGGAGACTATTCGCGCATATTTTTTACCAACAAATCTTTATTAAGCTTATTTTCAAGCAGATAAATTATCAAAAAAACTTCCTGCTACGGCGCAGCAGGAAGGCAATATCCTACCGGAATAAGTAGGAGCTTTGTGGCCGGATACCTTGTGGCCCGCCATGTACAAAGCCTTGCTCAAACCCCTGCTTTTTCAGCTCGACGCGGAGCAGGCCCACCACTTTGTTTTCGACAACCTGCGGCGCAGCTGCCGCCTGCCCGGCACCCGGGCCCTGCTGCGCAGCCTCTACGACTTTGCCCACCCAAGCCTGGAACGGGAAGTATTCGGCCTGAAATTCCGCAATCCAGTGGGGTTGGCGGCGGGCTTCGACAAGAACGCCGAGCTAACCGACGAGCTGGCTACGCTGGGCTTTGGCTTCGTGGAAATCGGGACGGTGACGCCGCGGGCCCAGCCGGGCAACCCGGCCCCGCGCCTGTTCCGGCTGCCGCAGGACGAGGCCCTGGTTAACCGCATGGGCTTCAACAACGAGGGCGCGGCGGCGGCGGCCCGGCGGCTCCGGCAGCGGCGCTCCGACATTATCATCGGCGGCAACATTGGCAAGAACAAGGACACGCCCAACGAGCAGGCGGCCGCTGACTACGTGGCAGGCTTCGAGGCGCTGTTCGACACGGTGGACTACTTCGTGGTCAACGTTAGCTCGCCAAACACGCCCAACCTGCGACAGTTACAGGAAAAGGAGCCGCTGATCCGGCTGCTACAGCAGGTGCAGGAACGCAACCTGAGCAAGCCCCGGCCCAAGCCCCTGCTGCTCAAAATAGCCCCCGACCTCACCGACGGCCAGCTCGACGACATCCTGACCATTGCCGCCGAAACCCGCCTGAGCGGCCTAGTAGCCACCAACACCACTATTGCCCGCGACGCGCTGCGCACCGACCAAACCCAGCTGGCGGCCATTGGCGCGGGTGGGCTGAGCGGTAAGCCCCTGCGGCAGCGCAGCACCGACGTTATCCGCTACCTGCACCGCCGCACCGACGGCGGCCTGCCCATCATCGGCGTGGGCGGCATTGCCTCGGCGCAGGATGCCCTGGACAAAATGGCGGCCGGCGCGGCGCTGGTGCAGCTCTACACCGGTTTTATCTACGAAGGCCCGGCGCTGGTCAAGCGCATCAACCAGGCGGTAGTGGCGGGCCGTCGGTAAGCGGTATTCTGCGGCTCGATGCAAAACAGTAGCCGCTTTACTGCGGCTAGCAGCTAAGCCAATTCGGGCTGAATGCGTACTTCCACTAGCTTTTCGGGGTGCTGGCCCTGGGCAAACTGCTTTTTATAGCGCCGCTGCACCCAGATCATGGGCGGCACCATGACCAGCGTAGGCCACAGGAAGTTCAGGGGAAAGGGAATAAACGTGAGGGTAGTGGCCGAAAAAGCTGAAACCGCCGCTATGTATGAGCCCACGAAACCGGAAATGTGGTTGAGCAGCCACTGCCCGGCAGGCCAGGGCCCCACGCGGCGGAAGGCGCGGGCCTGCCGCAGCGTCGTCATCAGGCCGATGCCACCAAAAACGACCGGCACGGGGTTGGTTTGCAGGTTCAGCAGGCCGTAGAGCAAGGTGCCGGCAAACACCGCCGTACCGATTCCGACCCCGGCCCAGTCGAACAGGCCGGCCCGCGCCTCACCCCGGCTCAGGCGCTTGTGGTACACCGAGCGGTAGCCGAACCAAGCCAGATACAGGCTGAAAATGCCCGTCAGCAGCAGGAAAGTCAGGCCCTTGAGGGAGGCCGCCACCAGCGCGGTGCTGCCCGCCACCACCATAGCCCAGAAAAACACCTGCCCCCAGCGCCGGTGCGCCGGGCCGCCCTTGCGCACGTACAACGCCGCCGGCGCTACGAAAAAGCCAATAAACCCGGCCGTAATATGCAGCCAGCGGTTCGCGAGAAGGAAGGTTTCCATGGCGGGAGAATCGGGGGAGAAAAACATATGCCCCAAAACAAGCCGGAAAGCCGGCAGCGTGCTACTTTCTGTTACTCAACCGTCGGATAAGGCGCCTGAATCGTCATTTGCTGCCCCTAACCCGGCCGCCGAACAACTCGCCATTTCACCACTTCACCTTACAGCCGCACGCCCACTTTCAGCTCTACCACGTCGGCGGCCCCGCGGTGCACTTTCAGGTCGGCGGCGGCCCAGAGCTGCCGGGTGAAGTGGTATTTGAGCCCCAGCCGCTCGTAGTAGAACTTGTTGGACTTGTAGGGATTGTAGACGTAGAAGCCCAAGTGCGACACGAAGGCCAGGCGGCCAAACAGCAGCTCGTGGCCCACGAATAGGCCGGCTTTCTTCACGTCGGGCAGATTTTCGCCGGTGCGGGAGGTGTCGCGCAGCTGCACCAGCAACGACCGGTCGTAGAAGCCTTCCGCGCCCAGCAGCAGGTTGCTCTTGCGGTTGACGCGCCGCCCCACCGCCGCCGAAACCGACTGCACGGAGTACTTGCGCCGGTCCGACTCGTTGCGCTGCTTGAAGCCCAGACTGGTGCTCAGGTCCAGGAAATTGTGCCCGATTTCGGCGGGTTCAGCCGTGGGTCCCGGGCTCAGGGGCCGGAACGGGCGCTGCTGGTGGTAGTTGACGCCCACAAATACCGTGGGCAGGTTGATGCCGAAATTAGGCTTGGTGGTGGCCCCGTTAGAGTAGTGGTTCAGTCCCACGCCCAGCAGCAGGCCGTAGTGGGGCGCGAGGGCCACGTCGTATTCCAGGCGGGTTTGCAGCGTGGCGTTCAGCCGGGAGCTGACGATGTTGTTCTTGTGGTTGGTTTCCTGGTCGTAGCGGATCGGGAAAATACCGATGCCGGTACCGATGCGGAAGTTCAGCTCCTGCCGCGCCGTGCGGAAGAAAGCCTTGTTGATGTAGACCGTGGCGGCGTACGACTTGCCCAGCACCGGGTTGTGGTAGTCGTAATACACCAGCGCCAGGCCCACTTTCGGGTACTTGTACCAGCCATGCCAGGGCTCCGAGCCGTTGGTCTGGCGCTGCACGTTCAGCTCCAGCCCCGTCGGGTGCGACTTTACCAGGTGCTTCACCGACGGTGTATGGGCGATGATAAAGCTGCCCTGCCCATAGAGGCCCACCACCAGTGGGGGGCGGCTACCCGCGGCGGCCGATTGCTGGGCCCGGCCGGGGGCGGCGCTTAGCAGCAGAATAAAGAGCAACCCGTAACGAATCATTGAATAAGCAGTAAAAGCCAAGCTCCCCAAAAATAGGGAAAGGCCCCGACGCCGCCACGAAACCGCGCCGACTGAGGGCGGCCCGCAAGTCATTACCGACGGCATAGATTGCAGCAAACACCCTAATTATCATTTCGTTACTCCTGAAAAAAACTCCTGCTCAGCCGCAACAAATTCCGGCTGATCTGCAGTAATAATGCTGGTGGCGGTCCTGCCGACGGGGGCAGGTTTTCCGGCGAGGCTAGGCCTCCGTTGACTTTTCCAGCCGGCTGGTCGGCCACCGGCTTCTATTAGTGAAATAATATTTTTAAGTGTTTGATACTCTGGCAAATATTGAATTATCACCAGAATATTTTGCCTTTGCGCATACCTTCTTGGGCTCTGCTGCGTTTGAGGGCTCATCCTGGGCTTTTCAGGAAACACATTTAGCGTACCTCACTTTCTCTCTCATGAAAAAGACCACTGTCCTGTTGTCCCTCTTAGCTGTCGCTGGCCTCTCGACCACCGCGCATGCTCAAGTCCGTTTCGGCGTGAAGGGTGGCGTAAACTTGTCGAACTACTCCGGCCTGACCGACGAGCAAAAGAAGTTTGACGAGAACCTGGTAAACGCCAACGCTGGCGTGATGATGAACGCTGACCTGAGCGGCGACGGCTTCTTCTCCGTGCAGCCCGAGCTGCTGTATTCCGGCAAAGGCATCAAGTTCAAAGGCGACGGCTTCGAGTCGGAAGACCGGATGCACTACCTCGACCTGCCGATTCTGGCCAAGATCAACGCCGATGGCTTCATCTTCGAAGCCGGCCCGCAGCTGGGCTACATGGTGTCGCGCAAGGGCACGCTCACCGCGGGCGGCGTAACGGCTGAAGACAGCGACTTCGACGGCGTGAACCGCTTCGACTTCGGCTACGTGGCCGGCGTGGGCTACCAGCTCGAAAGCGGCCTGGGCTTCGGCGTGCGCTACAACGGCGGCCTGCTGAAGGTAGAAAAAGAAGTAGCCGGCCAGCCCCAGTCGGATGCCAAGAACTCGGTATTCCAGTTCCAGGTAGGCTACCTGTTCGGCGGCAAATAGCCCGAGCTAACTATCTGAGAAAGGCCTCGTTCCGAGTCGGAACGGGGCCTTTTTGCGTTTACAAGCGGCCGGAGCACCCCGAAACTGGCATATTTTTCGCCCGGCTCCGGACACACGCTTCTCCTCCCTCAACTCCACACACGATGAAAAAGACCGTAATTCTGCTGGCTTCTTTGCTCTCGGTGGCCACCATCAGTGCTTCCCGCGCCCAGGGCGTGCGCCTGGGCCTGCGGGCCGGGGCTAACTACTCCAACCTGGCCGGCGACGTGCAAAACGAAAGCACCTACAACAATAAAATCGGGTTTATGGGCGGCATCATCCTCAACGCCCCCTTGGTCGGCGACGGGTTCCTGTCGGTGCAGCCCGAGATTCTGTATTCGCAGAAAGGCTTCGAAAACAAGCCCACCGAGTACAAAAACCTGCTGGGCACCACCCAAAAGCGCGAAGGCAAGGTCAACTACAACTACCTCGACGTGCCGGTGCTCGTCAAGGTCAACGCCGGCGGTTTGGTGTTCGAAGCCGGCCCCCAGTACTCCTACCTGCTCAGCATCAAGGACGAAACCCGGGTGACGACCACCTCCGGCCTCACCGGCAATACGAGCACCAGCACCACCCACGACCAGAAAAACCTCGACCAGCTCAACCGCAACGAGCTGGGCTACGTGGCCGGCGTGGGCTACCAGGCCAGCAACGGCCTGAGCCTGAACCTGCGCTACACCGGGGCCTTCAGCGACTTCGTGAAGAGCAACAACGACACGTACTTCGACGGCGACCTGAAAAACGCCCGCAACTCGGCCCTGCAGCTTTCCCTGGGCTACCTGATTCCGGGCAAGTAAGGGTAGGCTCACCCCTGATAGAACGACCCGGCGCCCACAGGGGCGCCGGGTCGTTCCGTGTTTTGCGCTGCATGAGTGCTACTTTTGCCGTTTCGTTAACTATTCAATTCATGAAAAAACGTATTCTCCTGTTCATTGCGGCCGCGGGTATCAGCGCGGCGGCCCAGGCCCAAAACACCCGCCTGGGAT
This window of the Hymenobacter aquaticus genome carries:
- a CDS encoding DUF2306 domain-containing protein, whose translation is METFLLANRWLHITAGFIGFFVAPAALYVRKGGPAHRRWGQVFFWAMVVAGSTALVAASLKGLTFLLLTGIFSLYLAWFGYRSVYHKRLSRGEARAGLFDWAGVGIGTAVFAGTLLYGLLNLQTNPVPVVFGGIGLMTTLRQARAFRRVGPWPAGQWLLNHISGFVGSYIAAVSAFSATTLTFIPFPLNFLWPTLVMVPPMIWVQRRYKKQFAQGQHPEKLVEVRIQPELA
- a CDS encoding acyloxyacyl hydrolase, which encodes MIRYGLLFILLLSAAPGRAQQSAAAGSRPPLVVGLYGQGSFIIAHTPSVKHLVKSHPTGLELNVQRQTNGSEPWHGWYKYPKVGLALVYYDYHNPVLGKSYAATVYINKAFFRTARQELNFRIGTGIGIFPIRYDQETNHKNNIVSSRLNATLQTRLEYDVALAPHYGLLLGVGLNHYSNGATTKPNFGINLPTVFVGVNYHQQRPFRPLSPGPTAEPAEIGHNFLDLSTSLGFKQRNESDRRKYSVQSVSAAVGRRVNRKSNLLLGAEGFYDRSLLVQLRDTSRTGENLPDVKKAGLFVGHELLFGRLAFVSHLGFYVYNPYKSNKFYYERLGLKYHFTRQLWAAADLKVHRGAADVVELKVGVRL
- a CDS encoding quinone-dependent dihydroorotate dehydrogenase, which encodes MYKALLKPLLFQLDAEQAHHFVFDNLRRSCRLPGTRALLRSLYDFAHPSLEREVFGLKFRNPVGLAAGFDKNAELTDELATLGFGFVEIGTVTPRAQPGNPAPRLFRLPQDEALVNRMGFNNEGAAAAARRLRQRRSDIIIGGNIGKNKDTPNEQAAADYVAGFEALFDTVDYFVVNVSSPNTPNLRQLQEKEPLIRLLQQVQERNLSKPRPKPLLLKIAPDLTDGQLDDILTIAAETRLSGLVATNTTIARDALRTDQTQLAAIGAGGLSGKPLRQRSTDVIRYLHRRTDGGLPIIGVGGIASAQDALDKMAAGAALVQLYTGFIYEGPALVKRINQAVVAGRR
- a CDS encoding porin family protein codes for the protein MKKTVILLASLLSVATISASRAQGVRLGLRAGANYSNLAGDVQNESTYNNKIGFMGGIILNAPLVGDGFLSVQPEILYSQKGFENKPTEYKNLLGTTQKREGKVNYNYLDVPVLVKVNAGGLVFEAGPQYSYLLSIKDETRVTTTSGLTGNTSTSTTHDQKNLDQLNRNELGYVAGVGYQASNGLSLNLRYTGAFSDFVKSNNDTYFDGDLKNARNSALQLSLGYLIPGK
- a CDS encoding porin family protein, with translation MKKTTVLLSLLAVAGLSTTAHAQVRFGVKGGVNLSNYSGLTDEQKKFDENLVNANAGVMMNADLSGDGFFSVQPELLYSGKGIKFKGDGFESEDRMHYLDLPILAKINADGFIFEAGPQLGYMVSRKGTLTAGGVTAEDSDFDGVNRFDFGYVAGVGYQLESGLGFGVRYNGGLLKVEKEVAGQPQSDAKNSVFQFQVGYLFGGK